Part of the Virgibacillus necropolis genome, GACAAGCGATTTTTAACGATTGCTATGATTAGTATGTCTTGTGTAAGTGCGGGAATGATCGGGGGATATTTGCAAGTATTGGGTCCAAAATATGTGTTAACGGCGATTCCATTGAATGCAATAGGAGCACTAATTATTACTTCTTTAATCAATCCTTATAAGGTAACAAAGGAAGAGGATATTATTTACTCCCCGCCAAAATCGGAAAAGGGGAATTTCTTTGATATGCTTTCAAACAGTATGCTAATGGGTGGTAAACTGGCAATAATCATTGCAGTCATGCTTATTGGATTTGTATCACTTATTACAGCTACGAATACCTTCTTAGGATTAGTTCATGATCAGCTTTCACTTGAAAATATTTTTGGAATGATTTTTTCACCAATAAGCTTTTTGATGGGTGTAGAGGTGTCGCAAATATTTACTGTTGGCCAGTTGATGGGTGTGAAAATCGTTGTAAATGAATTTGTGGCTATGGAGCATTTAAGTGAAATACTTTCTACCTTAAATCCTCATACCGAAGCAGTTATTTCGACGTTTCTTGTTTCTTTCTGTAACTTTACGACAATCGGAATTATTCTTGGAAGTATGAAAGCATTATTTGGAGAAGGAAAATCTAAATTTATTGCCAAACATACATGGTTATTATTAGTAAGCGGAATTCTAGTTTCTAGTTTATCTGCAATGGTTGTAGGATTGTTCATTTGGTAAAAACATTAATTGGAGGTACTTGCTATGCATAGACATGACCCGCAGTATTATGTATCAAAGCTTGAACTAGTTCCACATCCAGAGGGTGGGTATTATAAAAGGACATTTGAATCTGGGGAACGGACTTCTGATCAAGAATTAAAAGTGAATTTTGCAGGAAAGAGGAAGCTTTATACGAGCATTTATTTCCTATTAAGGTCTCATGACGTATCCCATTTTCATCGTTTAAAATCCGATGAATTATGGTATTATCACGCTGGAAGTCCTTTAACGATTCATATTATTGATGAGAATGGGAAATATAAAGAGATTAAATTAGGATTAAACTTCGATAAAGGAGAAGTCCCACAAGCGTTAGTATCGAAAAATTCTATTTTTGGATCGTCCGTTATGGATGGGGATACATTCTCATTAGTAGGGTGTATGGTTTCGCCAGGTTTTGAATTTCAAGACTTTGAATTGTTCACCCAGAGAGATCTTTTGTTAAAATATCCGCAACATAAGGATATAATCATGAAGTTAGCATATGAAAAAATTCCAGAAAACAGTTAAACATCATTTTTGGTCCCTTGTAGAAGAGCTCGCCAACCATTAAAAGGTTGGCGAGCTCTTACCCTTTAGCCCGTTCTGCATGGTAAAATGTTTCGTGGAACCACATACATATCCAGTTTGAAACTCTTAATTATTCAAAACACATTATGAAATACGCTTCAATGAACCACCCGTATATTATTGATTTAAAATAAAGTTTGATCAAAATGGACCATAAAGTCTGATTCTGTAAAAACATAATGGAATGTTTTTGAAAAAAAGATTGATCAAAACAGTCCCTTAAATTATTTACTGCCGATGAATTTCAAAACATAGAACTTTTGATCGCACTTTGTTTAAATTATCGCACTTTGTTTCAAATCCACATTTTACTGTTAATTTCACCCACCCAATATCGCCTTTAACATACTTGTTGTTTCCCCGCCTTCGTATATGATATACAAAAGCAGATATACCATTACACCAGTAATAGCACTAAAAAACCAAATAATACTAGTTACTGGTCCAATTTTACGATGAATACTTATTTTTCTTTTTAGCGCCAATGTTATCGTAATTACGCCGAATATAGCTCCTGTAGTAGCTAGGAGAATATGGAAAATCAAAAATATAGTATAATAAACTTCTATATCTTCAGGTCCACCAAAGCTTGTATTCCCAATAAATATTGTTCTTGAAACATAAATGATGAAGAAAATTAACGCACTGATAGCAGCTGCTATCATTGTTTTTTTGTGAGTTTTTGGCTTACCTTTAATGATAAACCGCCATCCAAATGCAACAAGAATCGCACTTAGAAGAATAAAAAAGGTACTAATTGTAGGTAATAAGGGCATAGTTCAAAATCCTTTCTCCTCTTTCTTGCTTATGTAAAAAACTTCCCCTCATATGAATAAGATTCATACAAAGGGACTCAATTCTTAATTTGCTGATGAGGGGTCAGGCATTGGATCAACTTTCAAACTTTCTCGATTAAACCAGGAAAAGAATACCTTAGCTAAAATAAAGCCATATGTGATTTCCTGCATCAACTTCATGATGATGCCCCCAAGCTGTTGATCCTCCAACGTACTCATTGGTGAAAACATTTCCGGACCTGTAAGTGCACCCGTCAAACCACTTAATACCTCTGTAGGAACACATAAAC contains:
- a CDS encoding NupC/NupG family nucleoside CNT transporter, which gives rise to MYFIINILGILLVLGLGFLLSFNKKQIAIKPIIILFVLQLATTWFMLSTDIGGKVITLIADFFLWLISSGMSGVNFIFGEFAPLDGSTFTFFMNVLMPIIFIVVFFDILTYFGILPAIISGIGWLFSKVAKTPRFESFYAIQVMFLGNNEALAVTRDQLNKMNDKRFLTIAMISMSCVSAGMIGGYLQVLGPKYVLTAIPLNAIGALIITSLINPYKVTKEEDIIYSPPKSEKGNFFDMLSNSMLMGGKLAIIIAVMLIGFVSLITATNTFLGLVHDQLSLENIFGMIFSPISFLMGVEVSQIFTVGQLMGVKIVVNEFVAMEHLSEILSTLNPHTEAVISTFLVSFCNFTTIGIILGSMKALFGEGKSKFIAKHTWLLLVSGILVSSLSAMVVGLFIW
- a CDS encoding cupin domain-containing protein, with protein sequence MHRHDPQYYVSKLELVPHPEGGYYKRTFESGERTSDQELKVNFAGKRKLYTSIYFLLRSHDVSHFHRLKSDELWYYHAGSPLTIHIIDENGKYKEIKLGLNFDKGEVPQALVSKNSIFGSSVMDGDTFSLVGCMVSPGFEFQDFELFTQRDLLLKYPQHKDIIMKLAYEKIPENS
- a CDS encoding DUF420 domain-containing protein; its protein translation is MPLLPTISTFFILLSAILVAFGWRFIIKGKPKTHKKTMIAAAISALIFFIIYVSRTIFIGNTSFGGPEDIEVYYTIFLIFHILLATTGAIFGVITITLALKRKISIHRKIGPVTSIIWFFSAITGVMVYLLLYIIYEGGETTSMLKAILGG